From Amycolatopsis sp. cg9, one genomic window encodes:
- a CDS encoding DoxX family protein, with product MNVVLWVVAGVLAALYLAAGGMKLATPRAKLLENPNMGWTADFSEAAVKGIGAVEILGALGLILPWALGVAPVLTPLAATGLAVVQIGAIIVHARRKETKALPMNAVLLVLAAFVAIGRFAG from the coding sequence GTGAACGTCGTCCTGTGGGTAGTGGCTGGTGTGCTCGCCGCGCTGTACCTCGCCGCCGGGGGCATGAAGCTCGCGACCCCGCGCGCGAAGCTGCTGGAGAACCCGAACATGGGCTGGACGGCGGACTTCTCCGAGGCGGCGGTGAAGGGCATCGGCGCGGTGGAGATCCTCGGCGCGCTCGGGCTGATCCTGCCCTGGGCGCTCGGCGTCGCGCCGGTGCTGACCCCGCTGGCCGCCACCGGACTGGCGGTGGTCCAGATCGGTGCGATCATCGTGCACGCACGGCGCAAGGAAACGAAGGCGCTGCCGATGAACGCCGTGCTGCTCGTGCTGGCGGCGTTCGTGGCGATCGGCCGGTTCGCCGGCTGA
- a CDS encoding alpha/beta fold hydrolase, which translates to MTLIGGREVAYTDHGGQGAVVVLLHSFLMDGRMFAPQRAALEGFRCVTVDERGHGGTPADGPFDYWDVARDVLGVLDHLGVERAAVVGTSQGGFVALRLALLAPARISAIAVLGTSAAAEDPTVAAGYRAVLDAWVTGGAPPAVLDGVARICFGDFAAPDWIEHWASVPPAQLTPAMNALVDRDAVLARAGEISCPALVLHGSADLAYPVERAAELAAALPAAEPLVVVEDGAHFLSFTHAPAVNPHLLEFLEAHA; encoded by the coding sequence ATGACGCTCATCGGCGGGCGGGAAGTGGCCTACACCGACCACGGTGGCCAGGGCGCGGTGGTGGTGCTCCTGCACAGCTTCCTGATGGACGGCCGGATGTTCGCCCCGCAGCGGGCGGCGCTCGAGGGCTTCCGGTGCGTCACCGTCGACGAGCGCGGGCACGGCGGCACCCCCGCCGACGGCCCGTTCGACTACTGGGACGTCGCCCGGGACGTGCTGGGCGTGCTCGACCACCTCGGCGTCGAGCGCGCGGCGGTCGTCGGGACGAGCCAAGGCGGATTCGTCGCGCTGCGGCTGGCGCTGCTCGCCCCGGCGCGGATCAGCGCCATCGCGGTGCTCGGCACCTCGGCGGCCGCGGAAGACCCCACCGTCGCGGCCGGCTACCGGGCGGTGCTGGACGCCTGGGTGACCGGCGGCGCCCCGCCCGCGGTGCTCGACGGCGTCGCCCGCATCTGCTTCGGCGACTTCGCGGCGCCGGACTGGATCGAGCACTGGGCCTCGGTGCCGCCTGCCCAGCTGACGCCGGCCATGAACGCGCTCGTCGACCGGGACGCCGTGCTGGCGCGAGCGGGCGAGATCTCGTGCCCGGCACTGGTCCTGCACGGCTCGGCGGACCTCGCCTACCCGGTCGAGCGGGCGGCGGAGCTGGCCGCCGCGCTCCCCGCGGCCGAGCCCCTGGTCGTCGTCGAGGACGGCGCCCACTTCCTCAGCTTCACCCACGCGCCGGCGGTGAACCCGCACCTGCTGGAGTTCCTCGAGGCGCACGCGTGA
- a CDS encoding DUF4436 family protein, translating to MIGLLSLASIGIAIWAAVPTDADTTLGTGDAPPAGSPNRYDGLVEITINQVDLRAGTMRANGRIELDVRRWNDSLTEIGQENVDVEFAAAEDEYGEGRVSSATRFHLDRNSVSAGIPSFVLPLTGYPASYPFDEYISTFRLHARVANRKELALAVSEVKFNSSVNDWVFDKTLRSDHLTATFDGNPTAVPNLDRDVRITFGRNQENLAYVLSIFLLPIVLIASYVLSRYRLGRTAKDARTSPLELAAALLAIVTLRQVLVPADVAGFTMLDKLFGIQAAIIIAVAAISHVTPESQESEGG from the coding sequence TTGATCGGATTGCTGTCGCTTGCATCAATAGGCATCGCGATATGGGCAGCCGTACCAACTGATGCCGACACCACCCTGGGGACAGGTGACGCGCCGCCCGCTGGTTCGCCGAACAGGTACGACGGCCTGGTGGAGATCACCATAAACCAAGTTGATCTGCGGGCCGGCACAATGCGAGCCAACGGCCGTATCGAGCTCGACGTCCGTCGGTGGAACGATTCTCTCACAGAGATCGGCCAAGAAAACGTCGACGTCGAGTTTGCTGCAGCAGAAGACGAGTACGGCGAAGGGAGAGTTTCCAGCGCAACACGTTTTCACCTTGACAGGAATTCGGTTTCCGCGGGCATTCCGTCTTTCGTACTCCCGCTCACCGGCTACCCCGCGTCGTACCCGTTCGATGAGTACATTTCCACCTTCCGGCTTCATGCCAGGGTAGCCAACCGCAAGGAGCTGGCCCTGGCGGTATCCGAAGTGAAGTTCAATTCCAGTGTCAACGACTGGGTTTTCGACAAGACTTTGAGAAGCGACCACCTGACCGCAACGTTTGACGGCAACCCGACGGCGGTTCCAAATCTCGACAGAGACGTGCGCATCACCTTCGGCCGGAACCAGGAGAACTTGGCCTATGTGCTCAGCATATTCCTGCTGCCCATCGTGTTGATCGCGAGCTATGTCTTATCGCGTTATCGCCTGGGACGAACCGCGAAGGACGCGCGAACCAGTCCCCTCGAACTTGCTGCGGCGCTTCTCGCAATAGTAACTCTTCGGCAAGTTCTCGTGCCGGCGGATGTCGCCGGTTTTACCATGCTCGACAAGCTGTTCGGCATCCAAGCGGCGATCATCATCGCGGTAGCCGCCATCTCGCACGTGACACCGGAAAGTCAGGAATCCGAGGGCGGGTGA
- a CDS encoding CoA ester lyase — MTARTFLFVPGDRPDRFGKAVTSGADVVLLDLEDAVAPADKDTAREAVGAWLAAGGTATVRINAPGTPWFEADAAFVAARGVPVMVPKAETPGVLAGFREVVALVETARGVERAGELAAVPSVSRLAFGTVDLAAELGVEPEDPEPFAYARSRLVIASAAAGLAPPVDGVTTDLRDDDRLAADVRYARRLGFGGKLCVHPRQIAAVRAGFAPTDAEREWARRVVTAGASVSTVDGKMVDKPVLARARRILGE, encoded by the coding sequence ATGACCGCGAGGACGTTCCTGTTCGTGCCCGGCGACCGGCCCGACCGCTTCGGCAAGGCCGTGACCAGCGGTGCGGACGTCGTGCTCCTCGACCTCGAGGACGCGGTCGCCCCGGCGGACAAGGACACCGCTCGCGAGGCGGTCGGCGCGTGGCTGGCCGCGGGCGGCACGGCGACGGTCCGGATCAACGCCCCGGGCACCCCGTGGTTCGAGGCCGATGCCGCTTTCGTGGCCGCGCGCGGTGTGCCCGTCATGGTGCCGAAGGCCGAGACGCCGGGAGTGCTCGCCGGGTTCCGTGAAGTCGTGGCCCTCGTCGAAACCGCGCGGGGCGTCGAGCGCGCCGGTGAGCTGGCGGCGGTGCCGTCGGTGTCGCGGCTGGCGTTCGGCACCGTCGACCTGGCGGCGGAACTCGGTGTCGAGCCCGAAGACCCGGAGCCGTTCGCCTACGCGCGGTCGCGGCTGGTGATCGCGTCGGCGGCGGCCGGGCTCGCACCGCCGGTGGACGGCGTCACCACGGACCTGCGCGACGACGACCGGCTGGCCGCCGACGTCCGGTACGCGCGCCGCCTGGGTTTCGGCGGCAAGCTGTGCGTCCACCCGCGGCAGATCGCCGCGGTGCGCGCGGGGTTCGCGCCGACCGACGCCGAACGCGAGTGGGCGCGCCGGGTCGTCACGGCGGGCGCTTCGGTGTCCACTGTGGACGGGAAGATGGTGGACAAGCCGGTGCTCGCCCGGGCCCGCCGCATCCTGGGGGAGTAG
- a CDS encoding CaiB/BaiF CoA transferase family protein, with product MLSLPLDGVTVVSCEQAVAAPLATRHLADLGARVLKVERPGGGDFARAYDETVHGLSSHFVWLNRSKESITLDLKSDAAGEVMAALLDRADVFVQNFAPGVAERLGLGAAELRASRPRLITCSVSGYGSSGPYRDAKAYDLLIQSEAGLVSVTGSETEPAKSGIPAADIGAGMYAFSGILSALYDRERTGQGTELEVSLFDSLVEWMGFPLYYAGYGGTPPPRTGTSHPAIAPYGTFAAGDGTELVLAVQNDREWAAFCEHAVRRPEWVTDERFATGSARVANRPALEREIDAVFAGLTGTELAERLTAGRIAHARRRELPDVLAHPQLTARDRFADVATPAGPIRATLPPITVAGRAPRMDPVPDVGEHTDAVLAEFGFDAEALRRRGAV from the coding sequence ATGCTCTCGTTGCCCCTCGACGGCGTCACCGTCGTGTCCTGCGAACAGGCGGTCGCCGCGCCGCTGGCCACCCGGCACCTCGCCGACCTCGGGGCCCGGGTGCTCAAGGTCGAACGGCCGGGCGGCGGCGACTTCGCCCGCGCCTACGACGAAACCGTGCACGGCCTGTCCAGCCACTTCGTGTGGCTCAACCGGTCGAAGGAGAGCATCACCCTCGACCTCAAGAGCGACGCGGCGGGCGAGGTGATGGCGGCCCTGCTGGACCGGGCCGACGTCTTCGTGCAGAACTTCGCCCCCGGTGTAGCCGAGCGGCTCGGCCTCGGCGCGGCGGAGCTCCGCGCGTCCCGGCCGCGGCTGATCACGTGCTCGGTGTCGGGGTACGGCTCGAGCGGGCCCTACCGCGATGCGAAGGCGTACGACCTGCTCATCCAGTCCGAAGCCGGGCTGGTTTCGGTGACCGGGTCGGAGACGGAGCCGGCCAAGAGCGGCATCCCGGCCGCGGACATCGGCGCCGGGATGTACGCCTTCTCCGGCATCCTGTCCGCGCTCTACGACCGGGAGCGCACCGGACAGGGCACCGAGCTGGAGGTCAGCCTGTTCGACTCGCTCGTCGAGTGGATGGGATTTCCGCTCTACTACGCCGGTTACGGCGGGACGCCGCCACCGCGGACCGGCACCAGCCACCCCGCGATCGCGCCCTACGGCACCTTCGCCGCGGGGGACGGGACCGAGCTGGTGCTGGCGGTGCAGAACGACCGCGAGTGGGCCGCGTTCTGCGAGCACGCGGTCCGGCGGCCGGAGTGGGTGACCGACGAGCGGTTCGCGACCGGCAGCGCCCGCGTCGCGAACCGGCCCGCGCTGGAACGGGAGATCGACGCGGTCTTCGCCGGGCTGACCGGCACCGAGCTGGCGGAGAGGCTGACGGCGGGCCGGATCGCGCACGCCCGCCGCCGCGAGCTGCCCGACGTCCTGGCCCACCCGCAGCTGACGGCGCGAGACCGGTTCGCGGACGTGGCGACGCCGGCCGGGCCGATCCGCGCGACGCTGCCGCCGATCACCGTCGCCGGCCGGGCGCCCCGGATGGACCCGGTACCGGACGTGGGCGAGCACACCGACGCGGTGCTGGCGGAGTTCGGCTTCGACGCGGAAGCGTTGCGGCGCCGGGGAGCCGTGTAG
- a CDS encoding M20/M25/M40 family metallo-hydrolase, producing the protein MTEPNTIEAAAAEAVTLTSELIRIDTTNTGDPDTLVGERAAAEYVAEKLTDAGYEITYVESGGKNRHNVIVRLEGADRSRGGLLIHGHLDAVPADPSEWSVHPFSGAVQDDYVWGRGAVDMKDMCGMALALARHYKLNDVVPPRDLVFAFLADEEAGGKYGAQWLVENRPELFEGVTEAISEVGGFSITLKDDVRAYLIETAEKGIRWMKLRVRGTAGHGSMIHRDNAVTKLAEAVAKLGNHRFPLVLTESVKEFLAGVTEITGWDFPEDDLEGSVAKLGNISRMIGATLRDTANPTMLTAGYKSNVIPSVAEAAVDCRILPGRLEAFDRELDELLGPDIEKEWMELPPVETTFDGALVDAMTAAVLAEDPGAKTLPYMLSGGTDAKSFQQLGIRNFGFAPLKLPADLDFSALFHGVDERVPVEALKFGTRVLDRFLRTS; encoded by the coding sequence GTGACCGAACCGAACACCATCGAAGCCGCCGCGGCCGAGGCCGTCACGCTGACCAGTGAGCTCATCCGGATCGACACCACCAACACCGGGGATCCCGACACGCTGGTCGGTGAGCGGGCGGCGGCCGAGTACGTCGCGGAGAAGCTGACCGACGCCGGCTACGAGATCACCTACGTCGAGTCGGGCGGGAAGAACCGGCACAACGTGATCGTCCGGCTCGAAGGCGCCGATCGGTCCCGGGGTGGGCTGCTGATCCACGGGCACCTCGACGCCGTGCCCGCGGACCCGTCGGAGTGGTCGGTCCACCCGTTCTCCGGTGCGGTCCAGGACGACTACGTCTGGGGCCGCGGCGCGGTCGACATGAAGGACATGTGCGGGATGGCGCTCGCGCTGGCCCGGCACTACAAGCTGAACGACGTGGTGCCGCCGCGGGACCTCGTCTTCGCCTTCCTCGCCGACGAAGAGGCCGGCGGCAAGTACGGCGCGCAGTGGCTGGTCGAGAACCGGCCGGAGCTGTTCGAGGGTGTCACCGAGGCGATCAGCGAGGTCGGCGGCTTCTCGATCACGCTCAAGGACGACGTCCGCGCCTACCTCATCGAGACGGCGGAGAAGGGCATCCGCTGGATGAAGCTGCGCGTGCGCGGCACCGCCGGCCACGGGTCGATGATCCACCGCGACAACGCCGTCACCAAGCTCGCCGAGGCCGTCGCGAAGCTCGGCAACCACCGCTTCCCGCTGGTGCTCACCGAATCCGTGAAGGAGTTCCTCGCCGGCGTCACCGAGATCACCGGCTGGGACTTCCCGGAGGACGACCTCGAAGGCTCGGTCGCCAAGCTGGGCAACATCTCCCGGATGATCGGCGCGACCCTGCGCGACACCGCCAACCCGACCATGCTGACCGCCGGGTACAAGTCGAACGTCATCCCGTCGGTCGCCGAGGCCGCGGTCGACTGCCGGATCCTGCCGGGCCGGCTCGAGGCCTTCGACCGCGAGCTCGACGAGCTGCTCGGCCCGGACATCGAGAAGGAGTGGATGGAGCTGCCGCCGGTCGAGACGACGTTCGACGGCGCGCTCGTCGACGCGATGACCGCCGCGGTGCTGGCCGAAGACCCGGGGGCGAAGACGCTGCCGTACATGCTCTCCGGCGGCACCGACGCCAAGTCGTTCCAGCAGCTCGGCATCCGCAACTTCGGCTTCGCGCCGCTGAAGCTGCCCGCGGACCTCGACTTCTCGGCACTCTTCCACGGCGTCGACGAGCGGGTCCCGGTCGAGGCGCTGAAGTTCGGCACCCGCGTGCTGGACCGGTTCCTGCGCACGTCCTGA
- a CDS encoding alpha/beta fold hydrolase — MTGFALADGTSLQLIRRGDPAAPVTVVFVHGYALDQRSWGRIAPLVPDAAEGPVAVLTYDQRGHGGSGRARRGTATMAQLGDDLAELLGREVPDGRVVLVGHDMGGLAIMSLSQRHPELFAARVSGLVLLATSSGTLATEVSAAWPSALGKLARDLEAVLGSKLFGVVREHTSRAVSAGLRWWLFGDDPDPELVELTVKMIRGNWPHTVSLFRPALDAYARDAALAQVSGVPVTAIVGERDRIVRASDVEQWAGGLDDGTAVVLPGVGHVVPLEAAAQVLPRVVALVNASHRQDESS; from the coding sequence ATGACCGGCTTCGCGCTCGCCGACGGAACGTCCCTGCAGCTCATCCGCAGGGGCGACCCGGCCGCGCCGGTGACCGTCGTGTTCGTCCACGGCTACGCGCTCGACCAGCGCAGCTGGGGCCGGATCGCGCCGCTGGTCCCGGACGCGGCCGAGGGGCCGGTGGCCGTGCTGACCTACGACCAGCGCGGCCACGGCGGTTCCGGGCGGGCGCGGCGCGGCACCGCGACCATGGCGCAGCTCGGGGACGACCTCGCCGAGCTGCTCGGGCGCGAAGTGCCGGACGGGCGGGTGGTGCTCGTCGGCCACGACATGGGCGGCCTGGCGATCATGTCGCTGTCCCAGCGGCACCCTGAGCTGTTCGCCGCGCGGGTGTCCGGCCTGGTGCTGCTGGCGACGTCGTCGGGGACGCTGGCCACCGAGGTGTCGGCGGCCTGGCCCAGCGCGCTGGGGAAGCTGGCGCGCGACCTCGAAGCGGTACTCGGCTCGAAGCTGTTCGGCGTCGTGCGCGAGCACACCAGCCGGGCGGTCAGCGCGGGCCTGCGCTGGTGGCTCTTCGGCGACGACCCGGACCCGGAGCTGGTCGAGCTGACCGTGAAGATGATCCGCGGCAACTGGCCGCACACCGTCTCGCTCTTCCGCCCGGCACTGGACGCCTACGCGCGCGACGCGGCGCTGGCGCAGGTGAGCGGGGTGCCGGTGACGGCGATCGTGGGGGAGCGGGACCGGATCGTGCGGGCCTCCGACGTCGAGCAGTGGGCCGGCGGGCTCGACGACGGGACCGCCGTGGTGCTGCCGGGCGTCGGGCACGTCGTCCCGCTGGAGGCCGCGGCGCAGGTGCTGCCGCGGGTGGTCGCCCTGGTCAACGCCAGCCACCGACAAGACGAGAGTTCTTGA
- a CDS encoding ArsR/SmtB family transcription factor gives MFSVAVIEDPAAAEVSLDPIRARLLAELAEPASATMLAARVDLPRQKVNYHLRALEAHGLVELVEERRKGNVTERMMRATAASYVISPAALAAVQPDPAQSPDRLSARWLLAVAGRLVRDVGLLITGAAKAKQRVATFALDGEVRFASPADRAAFAEELTTAVTTLVGKYHDEAAEKGRGYRVVVAVHPSIPEETASGA, from the coding sequence ATGTTCTCCGTGGCGGTGATCGAAGACCCGGCCGCGGCCGAGGTGTCGCTGGACCCGATCCGCGCGCGGCTGCTGGCCGAGCTGGCCGAACCCGCGTCCGCGACGATGCTCGCGGCCCGGGTGGACCTGCCGCGCCAGAAGGTCAACTACCACCTGCGCGCGCTGGAGGCGCACGGCCTGGTGGAGCTGGTCGAGGAGCGGCGGAAGGGCAACGTCACCGAGCGGATGATGCGGGCGACCGCGGCCTCGTACGTCATTTCGCCGGCCGCGCTCGCCGCGGTCCAGCCCGACCCCGCGCAGTCGCCCGACCGGCTCTCGGCCCGGTGGCTGCTCGCGGTGGCCGGCCGGCTGGTGCGGGACGTCGGCCTGCTCATCACCGGCGCGGCCAAGGCGAAGCAGCGGGTCGCGACCTTCGCGCTCGACGGTGAAGTGCGGTTCGCCTCGCCCGCCGACCGGGCCGCGTTCGCGGAGGAGCTGACCACGGCGGTCACCACGCTGGTGGGCAAGTACCACGACGAAGCGGCCGAGAAGGGCCGCGGCTACCGGGTGGTCGTCGCCGTCCACCCGAGCATCCCGGAGGAGACCGCCAGTGGGGCGTGA
- a CDS encoding SRPBCC domain-containing protein, with protein MGREFELTDVAEVGATPEQVWEAIATGPGIDSWFMGRNEVEGGTGGVVRGAFGGYRPEYRIREWEPLEKLVYGSDPAPDGRTIAYEFLVEGRDGGSSVVRCVTSGFLPGDDWEDEFEAMTAGGALFFRTLVEYVTHFAGRTAVPVTVFGPPVGDWDEAWARLGTALGLPARPAVGDRVSLGGVVYAANDQTVGIRTPDAMIRFMEGFHGPMVAAHHVFTPGADAEAEEKTWSEWLNRVFG; from the coding sequence GTGGGGCGTGAGTTCGAGCTGACCGACGTCGCCGAGGTCGGCGCGACGCCGGAGCAGGTGTGGGAAGCCATCGCCACCGGGCCGGGCATCGACTCGTGGTTCATGGGCCGCAACGAGGTCGAGGGCGGCACCGGCGGCGTGGTCCGCGGCGCGTTCGGCGGGTATCGGCCCGAGTACCGCATCCGCGAATGGGAGCCGCTGGAGAAGCTCGTCTACGGCAGCGACCCGGCGCCGGACGGGCGGACGATCGCCTACGAGTTCCTCGTCGAGGGCCGGGACGGCGGCAGCTCGGTCGTCCGGTGCGTCACCAGCGGCTTCCTGCCCGGCGACGACTGGGAGGACGAGTTCGAGGCGATGACCGCGGGCGGCGCGCTGTTCTTCCGCACGCTCGTCGAGTACGTCACGCACTTCGCCGGCCGCACGGCGGTCCCGGTCACGGTGTTCGGACCGCCGGTGGGGGACTGGGACGAGGCGTGGGCGCGGCTCGGAACGGCGCTGGGACTGCCCGCGAGACCCGCGGTCGGCGACCGGGTGTCACTCGGCGGCGTCGTCTACGCGGCCAACGACCAGACGGTGGGAATCCGGACCCCGGACGCGATGATCCGCTTCATGGAGGGCTTCCACGGCCCGATGGTCGCGGCCCACCACGTCTTCACCCCGGGCGCGGACGCCGAGGCCGAGGAGAAGACCTGGAGCGAGTGGCTGAACCGGGTGTTCGGCTAG
- a CDS encoding DUF5703 family protein, which yields MTTVSEAVVEGDWEYRRLHLPPGVSRRAAAIQLSIHAEFAGWELRTVRLYADGTRRVWLRRKKTKESLPGGLPT from the coding sequence ATGACGACGGTCAGCGAGGCGGTGGTCGAAGGGGATTGGGAGTACCGCCGCCTGCACCTCCCCCCGGGTGTGTCCCGGCGTGCGGCGGCGATCCAGCTCTCCATCCACGCGGAGTTCGCGGGCTGGGAACTGCGCACCGTGCGGCTCTACGCCGACGGCACGCGCAGGGTCTGGTTGCGCCGCAAGAAGACCAAGGAGAGCCTGCCCGGCGGTCTCCCGACCTAG
- a CDS encoding YncE family protein, with the protein MGRLTAVSWIALPLAGAMVLSGCSSAKSTGDELQIVANPQAARPAVSPAVSVKPAGQVLPGGAVSALAVDAKTSTLVVALSEPPSLRLYDLNALASAPVNMPLYGKAEKLTVTPGRVEIAEPGAGVVQELRLPERALTETKTGGMPASSIAFGADRLVAMGDGKDLRLLPVSGPARTIGGQLYSADDVVDTGDGVVVLDRLRTAVFSVDVAAGKVNEGLRAGDGAANAVADSYGRVLVTDARAGALLAFSAGPLILRQRYPVPGGAYGIAYDAKRSLAWVTLTERNEVVGFDVRGGEPVEKYRFPTVRQPDSVGVDESSGRVLVGSAAGEGTQVIQP; encoded by the coding sequence GTGGGTCGGCTCACCGCCGTGTCGTGGATCGCGCTCCCGCTCGCCGGTGCCATGGTGCTCTCGGGCTGCTCTTCGGCGAAGTCGACCGGCGACGAGCTGCAGATCGTGGCGAACCCGCAGGCCGCGCGCCCGGCGGTCTCCCCCGCGGTGAGCGTGAAACCCGCCGGGCAGGTCCTGCCCGGCGGCGCCGTTTCCGCCCTCGCCGTCGACGCGAAGACCTCGACCCTCGTCGTGGCGCTTTCCGAGCCGCCGTCGTTGCGGCTCTACGACCTGAACGCCCTCGCGTCCGCCCCGGTGAATATGCCGTTATACGGCAAGGCGGAGAAGCTGACCGTGACGCCGGGGCGGGTGGAGATCGCGGAGCCGGGTGCGGGTGTGGTGCAGGAGCTGAGGCTGCCCGAGCGGGCGCTGACCGAGACGAAGACCGGCGGGATGCCGGCGTCGAGCATCGCGTTCGGCGCGGACCGGCTGGTCGCGATGGGCGACGGCAAGGACCTCCGGCTGCTGCCGGTGAGCGGTCCGGCGCGGACGATCGGCGGGCAGCTCTACAGCGCCGACGACGTCGTCGACACCGGGGACGGCGTGGTGGTGCTGGACCGGCTGCGGACGGCGGTGTTCTCGGTGGACGTCGCGGCGGGCAAGGTCAACGAAGGCTTGCGGGCGGGCGACGGTGCCGCGAACGCCGTGGCGGACTCCTACGGGCGGGTGCTGGTGACCGACGCCCGGGCGGGCGCGCTGCTGGCGTTCTCGGCCGGGCCGCTGATCCTGCGGCAGCGCTACCCGGTGCCGGGTGGCGCGTACGGGATCGCCTACGACGCGAAGCGGAGCCTGGCCTGGGTGACGCTGACCGAACGCAACGAAGTGGTCGGGTTCGACGTCCGCGGCGGCGAACCCGTCGAGAAGTACCGGTTCCCCACCGTGCGCCAGCCGGACTCGGTCGGGGTGGACGAGAGCAGCGGCCGCGTGCTCGTCGGCTCGGCCGCCGGAGAAGGGACCCAGGTGATCCAGCCATGA
- a CDS encoding aldo/keto reductase — MEKRLLGRSGLRVSRMALGTMTWGGDTDAEEAASQLVAFVDAGGTLVDTADIYGEGESERVLGSLLGDLVPREDVVLATKAVAKRTDGPFGGGASRGALLGALDGSLKRLGTDHIDLWQLHAWDGCVPLAETLSALEYAVTSGKVRYVGVSNYAGWQLATAAAGAAPAAPIVSTQVEYSLLERGVDREVVPAAEHHGIGLLPWAPLGRGVLTGKYRSGTPADSRGANSAYAGYVEHHRTDRAARIVQAVATAADGLGTSPLAVALAWVRDRPGVVAPVVGARDTGQLTGSLTAEGITLPPAIRSALDDVSAIEVGYPERWPR; from the coding sequence GTGGAAAAGCGACTGCTCGGCCGCTCGGGACTGCGCGTCTCGCGGATGGCGCTCGGCACCATGACCTGGGGTGGCGACACCGACGCGGAGGAGGCGGCCAGCCAGCTGGTCGCCTTCGTCGACGCCGGCGGCACCCTGGTGGACACGGCCGACATCTACGGCGAAGGCGAGAGCGAGCGGGTGCTCGGCTCGCTGCTCGGTGACCTCGTCCCCCGGGAAGACGTCGTCCTCGCGACGAAAGCGGTCGCCAAGCGCACCGACGGCCCGTTCGGCGGCGGCGCCTCCCGCGGTGCCCTGCTCGGCGCGCTCGACGGCTCCCTGAAACGGCTCGGCACCGACCACATCGACCTGTGGCAGCTGCACGCCTGGGACGGCTGCGTGCCCCTCGCCGAGACCCTGTCCGCCCTCGAGTACGCCGTGACCAGCGGGAAGGTCCGCTACGTCGGGGTCTCGAACTACGCGGGCTGGCAGCTGGCGACGGCCGCCGCCGGCGCCGCACCGGCCGCCCCGATCGTCTCCACCCAGGTCGAGTACTCGCTGCTCGAACGCGGCGTCGACCGCGAAGTCGTACCCGCCGCCGAGCACCACGGCATCGGGCTGCTGCCGTGGGCGCCGCTCGGCCGCGGCGTGCTCACCGGCAAGTACCGCTCCGGCACGCCCGCCGACTCGCGCGGCGCGAACAGCGCCTACGCCGGCTACGTCGAGCACCACCGCACCGACCGCGCCGCCCGGATCGTGCAGGCGGTCGCCACCGCCGCCGACGGGCTGGGTACCTCTCCGCTGGCCGTCGCGCTGGCCTGGGTCCGCGACCGCCCCGGCGTCGTCGCGCCGGTCGTCGGCGCGCGGGACACCGGTCAGCTCACCGGTTCGCTGACCGCCGAGGGCATCACCCTGCCGCCCGCCATCCGGTCCGCGCTCGACGACGTCAGCGCGATCGAGGTCGGCTACCCCGAGCGCTGGCCGCGGTAG